The window GTATTATGACGACACAGACCTTCCGTGGATCAACCCTTCCCCTAATATGCCTTCCTTGGAAACAGCTTTGGTCTATCCAGGCATGTGCCTTGTGGAAGCCACTGAAGTTTCAGAAGGACGGGGAACGACAAAACCCTTTGAACTTGCAGGGGCCCCTTTTATTGAACCGGATAAATTAGTGGCAAGCCTGGAAAAAGAAAAATTGCCGGGAGTGGTCTTCCGTCCTACATGGTTTCGACCCATGTTTCAAAAATGGGCGGGAATCGACTGTGGAGGAATTCAGCTACACATTACCAACCAAAAAACCTTTAAATCATTTGCCACGGGCTTGGCTTTCATCAAACATGTGGCCAAACTTTACCCCCAAGATTTTCAATGGAGATCTAAAACCTACGAATTTGTAGACACAATCCCCGCCATCGACCTTTTAACCGGATCTGCGCAAATTCGGGAAAGCCTCCCCAGCCTAAATATAGAAAAACTTGAGAGAAAATCACTTAAGTCATTGAAATTAATATATAATTTATACAAAAAATACCATATCTATTAAATCTAACCCTACCGAAAAATAGAGAGAAATTAACTATTGCCCTTACAACCTGATTGTGGCAATGTCAGGACTTCTCTTCTGCAGGAGAGCGATCGATTGAGAGCCCGTCTTTGGTATCCCAGTTTGTCCCCATCCTTAAGAAGTTTTCGTTTCGAAGGAAATTTATGAGCAAGAAACTTTATGTAGGGAATCTTCCCTATTCTATTGATGACAACCAACTTCAAGAATTAGTCGCTCCGTTTGGAGCCATCACTTCAGCCAAAGTTATATCCGACAAGTTTTCTGGTCGGTCTAAAGGTTTTGGTTTTGTTGAAATGGCCAATGACGAAGAAGCCCAAAAGGCTATCGAAGGATTAAACGGCAAAGACATGGGTGGTCGCGCCATTGTAGTCAATGAAGCTAAACCCCTGGCCCCTCGCGCTCCTGGTGAACGCGGTGGTGGTGGCGGTGGCTTCCGTGGCGAACGTCGCGGTGGCAGCGGCGGTGGCGGTGGACGTGATCGCAGAGACTCCAACCGTTGGTAGTTGTTTAAAAAAACCCCCTGCCCAAAAGGTAGGGGGTTTTTTATTGCCCAAAATTTTCAAAAATATCATGAACTCATAAGTCTTTCCGCTTTCAATTCAGAACCATCCCGTTTTCCAAGCCCTAAAAACAAGTTCCCATCATAAGAACGTACAATTCCATCCCCCTTTGAATCTAAAACAATTCTTTTCCCCTGCCTTAAAGCCAAAGCCTCATCTTTTTGAAGAAAGATGGATGGGTAATGGGAAAGGGCTTCTTCAATGGAAACCAAAGCATTCTCTGACACTTCTTCCTTTTCCACATTCACGGCATTTTTCACATCAAAACAAGCAGCACGCACACGACGGAGCTCCGTCAAATGCCCCCCGCTCCCCAGTTTTCGGGCGAGATCAGCCCCCAAAACACGTACATAAGTTCCCCTGGAACAAGACACCCTAAAGCGTATCAAAGGGGAATCCCATTCCATTAAAATCAGCTCATCAATACGAATGGGCACAGCTTCTCGTACCACCTCAATGCCGGCACGAGCCAATTCATAGAGTTTTTTGCCTTCTTTTTTTTTGGCGGAAAACATCGGAGGAATTTGGGTTTGGGGCCCCAGAAAATTTTTGAAAACAAGATTTATTTTGGTGGCATCAAGAATGGGAACGGGAAATACATTTGTCATCTTTCCCATTTTATCCAGGGTATCGGTAGCTTCACCCAATTTTAAACTTGCCTCGTAAACCTTGGGCTCTTCACAAAGATAGGAAACAAATTTTAGAGCTTCTCCAAGACCCACAACCAAAAGGCCACTGGCAAAAGGATCCAGAGTACCTGTGTGCCCTATTTTTGAAGAAATTTTTTTTCTCTTTAATAAATGAAGAACATCATTGGAAGTGGGCCCGCAGGGCTTATCCACAAGAAGAAACGAATTTAAAAAACTATTTGGGGTGATTGATTTGCCTGAAGAGTTCATCCATTTTCTGGTTTTTTTCAACCTGGTCATCGTAAAAAAAATCAAGGTCGGGAACATACCGCAACTGGACACGTACCGATAATTCCTTTTTTAAAAACCCCTTGGAACGCCTGAAACCCTTCAATACTTCCCTTTCACGCGTACGATCAGCGATGTAAAAATACACACGCGCCTGGTGCAGATCAGGGCTTATTTTAATTTCGGTAATTTGGACATCATGAAGAAAGGGATCCGAGACAGAAGTCAGTAAAAGCTCGGTCATGGTGTCCTTGTAAGTTGATTCGATTTTTTTTAATCGGAGAGATTCCATAGTGTGTAGGGGCGTATGGCCATACGCCCGTACTTAGAGATCCGGCTGAACCAGGGTCACATCAAAAGCTTCAATCAGATCGCCCGGTTTAATGTCGTTGTATCCTTCAATGCCAACACCGCATTCCAGTCCTTGGGTCACTTCACGAGCATCATCTTTAAAACGTTTTAAAGTAGATACTTTACCTTCAAATACAACGACGTTATCACGAAGCAGTCGTAAATTGGCTGAACGTGTTAGCTTGCCATCCACAACATGACAACCAGCCACGTTTCCCACCTTGGAAACGGTAAAGGTTTGTCTGACCTCGGCACGTCCCAGATACTTTTCAATCTTTTTGGGAGCTAGCATCCCCTTCATCGCCAATTTGACGTCTTCCATCATTTCATAAATGATTTTGTATAATTTAATGTCAACACCTTCTCCTTGGGCAACGCCGATAGCTTTGGTTTCTGGACGCACATTAAAACCCATGACGACAGCACCAGAAGCAGAGGCCAAGAGAACGTCGGATTCGGTAATGCCCCCCACTCCTGTATGAATGAGATTGATTTTCACTTTTTCGGTGGAAAGCTTGAGGAGAGAATCCTTGATGGCTTCCAGAGAACCGTGCACATCCGTTTTTAAGATAACATTGAGCACCTTGACTTCAGTGGCTGCACTTTGGGCAAAAAAGTCTTCCAGGGAAACTTTTGTCTTTTTGGCCATCTCTTCTTCCCTTTTTTGCGCTCTTCTATTTTCGACAATTTCACTGGCCATTTTTTCATCAGGAACCACACGAAACACATCGGAGGCCACGGGCACCGAATCAAGCCCCATGATTTCAACGGCTGTAGAAGGCCCCGCTTCTTCGATATTTTTCCCGAGATAATTCGTCATGGCGCGTATTTTTCCGCTGGCCATGCCCGCCACAATAATATCCCCCATGCGAAGGGTTCCCTGCTGCACCAAAATAGTAGCCAAAGGTCCACGATTACGATCAAGTTTGGCTTCAACAACAATACCCTTGGGGGAAGCCTTGGGATCGGCCCTTAA of the Deltaproteobacteria bacterium GWA2_45_12 genome contains:
- a CDS encoding tRNA pseudouridine(55) synthase TruB, yielding MNSSGKSITPNSFLNSFLLVDKPCGPTSNDVLHLLKRKKISSKIGHTGTLDPFASGLLVVGLGEALKFVSYLCEEPKVYEASLKLGEATDTLDKMGKMTNVFPVPILDATKINLVFKNFLGPQTQIPPMFSAKKKEGKKLYELARAGIEVVREAVPIRIDELILMEWDSPLIRFRVSCSRGTYVRVLGADLARKLGSGGHLTELRRVRAACFDVKNAVNVEKEEVSENALVSIEEALSHYPSIFLQKDEALALRQGKRIVLDSKGDGIVRSYDGNLFLGLGKRDGSELKAERLMSS
- a CDS encoding ribosome-binding factor A, encoding MESLRLKKIESTYKDTMTELLLTSVSDPFLHDVQITEIKISPDLHQARVYFYIADRTREREVLKGFRRSKGFLKKELSVRVQLRYVPDLDFFYDDQVEKNQKMDELFRQINHPK